From a region of the Nonlabens sp. Hel1_33_55 genome:
- a CDS encoding PorP/SprF family type IX secretion system membrane protein produces the protein MRKAIILLILSCCFMKTGYAQDPIFTQYFLFPETLNSGFTGFQETTKAGLLHRTQWPDLNFRVDSDFATFNTWVPSMKSGIGVSALSQRERFSNFSLTQANVSYAYKVDLDDRWTFRPGVEVGYGFKSFNFNNLVLEDQINLNSGTVNPSSVDALSINDKVNYLDLSASLLVHDENLWLGVSVKHLNRPDISLTTDGNVELQPLGTITAGYELELADVMDIKWLPYSTKFLLTGNYMQQGDFNRFDLGGMFVIDTFYMGAIAATNPNRQTENGHLLTSINLLGGLQYENFKFGLSYDINVSNLGRTGGIYELSLIYVLDQNAACFGCPGY, from the coding sequence ATGAGGAAAGCCATCATCTTATTGATTCTAAGTTGCTGTTTTATGAAAACCGGATATGCTCAAGATCCAATTTTCACCCAGTATTTCCTTTTTCCCGAAACCTTGAATTCTGGTTTTACGGGATTTCAAGAAACCACTAAGGCAGGCTTACTGCACCGCACGCAGTGGCCAGATTTAAATTTTAGGGTTGATAGCGATTTCGCCACATTTAATACTTGGGTTCCCAGTATGAAAAGTGGAATAGGTGTGAGCGCATTGAGTCAACGTGAGCGATTCAGTAATTTTAGCTTGACCCAGGCAAACGTTAGTTATGCTTACAAAGTGGATCTGGACGATCGCTGGACATTTAGACCTGGAGTTGAAGTAGGCTACGGCTTCAAATCTTTCAATTTCAATAATTTGGTTCTTGAAGATCAAATTAATTTAAATAGCGGGACAGTGAATCCATCATCAGTAGATGCTTTGTCAATTAATGATAAGGTCAACTACCTTGATTTGAGCGCTTCATTATTAGTTCACGATGAGAACTTATGGTTAGGAGTTTCAGTAAAACATTTGAATAGACCAGATATTTCGCTTACTACTGATGGTAATGTAGAATTACAGCCGCTGGGAACGATCACTGCCGGCTATGAACTCGAACTTGCAGATGTCATGGATATCAAATGGTTGCCTTATTCCACCAAATTCCTATTGACGGGAAATTATATGCAGCAAGGCGATTTCAATCGTTTTGACTTAGGCGGTATGTTTGTAATTGACACCTTCTACATGGGTGCTATCGCAGCAACCAACCCAAATAGGCAAACAGAAAATGGTCATTTATTGACTTCTATAAACCTCTTGGGAGGTTTACAATATGAAAACTTCAAATTTGGCCTCTCTTACGACATCAATGTTTCCAATCTTGGTAGAACAGGCGGTATCTACGAGCTATCTCTTATATACGTGCTCGACCAGAATGCAGCCTGCTTCGGTTGTCCTGGTTATTAG
- a CDS encoding DUF2891 domain-containing protein, producing the protein MRYLLIALLLIVAGCQQNQKNITTENPEVEVAVDSIATPQLTLEQANNLALLPLHCVDQEYPNKMGHVTATPEDQKRPTVQHPAFYGCFDWHSAVHGHWSAVALFKKFPDLDNASKLLDKLTSNITSENIAVEIAYLNTDNNASFERTYGWAWLLKLQQELDTWDSDEARQMAQALQPLSTLISERYIDYLPKLNYAIRVGEHSNTAFGMAFAWDYAVHANDGALKKAIESKAIEFYKNDKDCPLGWEPSGYDFLSPCLEEVDIMRRVLPADEFHSWLTNFLPGIENGKLDLELGEVSDRTDGKLVHIDGLNLSRAWVLYGLANQYERYGNLIETADEHITYTLPNLVADDYEGGHWLGSFAIYALQQADVN; encoded by the coding sequence GTGAGATACTTACTAATTGCCTTATTATTGATCGTTGCTGGATGCCAGCAGAATCAAAAAAACATTACTACTGAAAATCCTGAAGTTGAAGTGGCTGTTGATAGTATTGCCACTCCACAATTGACTTTAGAACAAGCGAATAACCTCGCTTTACTACCATTGCATTGCGTGGATCAAGAATATCCCAATAAAATGGGACATGTCACTGCAACTCCCGAAGATCAAAAACGACCAACCGTACAACATCCTGCATTTTATGGTTGTTTTGATTGGCATAGTGCTGTACATGGTCATTGGAGTGCTGTAGCTTTATTCAAGAAGTTCCCTGATCTTGATAATGCAAGTAAGCTTTTGGACAAACTGACCTCTAACATCACCAGCGAAAATATTGCAGTAGAAATAGCTTACCTCAATACTGATAACAATGCAAGTTTTGAGCGCACTTATGGTTGGGCTTGGTTACTCAAATTGCAGCAGGAACTCGATACATGGGATTCAGACGAAGCGCGACAGATGGCTCAGGCGTTACAACCCTTATCGACTCTGATTTCTGAACGATATATCGACTATTTACCCAAACTAAATTATGCGATACGTGTAGGTGAGCATTCAAACACAGCTTTTGGGATGGCTTTTGCTTGGGACTATGCGGTTCACGCTAACGATGGAGCGCTCAAAAAAGCCATTGAATCAAAAGCCATAGAATTTTATAAAAACGACAAGGATTGCCCACTAGGTTGGGAACCTAGCGGTTATGATTTTCTTTCACCTTGTCTGGAAGAGGTAGACATAATGCGCCGCGTTCTCCCAGCAGATGAATTTCACAGTTGGCTTACCAATTTCCTACCAGGAATTGAAAACGGAAAGTTAGACCTTGAATTGGGCGAAGTAAGCGACAGGACTGATGGAAAGCTAGTTCATATTGACGGATTAAATTTAAGTAGGGCTTGGGTGCTATACGGTTTAGCTAATCAATACGAGCGATATGGAAACCTAATAGAAACAGCAGATGAGCATATAACTTACACGCTACCTAATCTGGTAGCAGATGATTATGAAGGTGGTCACTGGTTGGGAAGCTTTGCAATTTATGCCTTGCAACAAGCAGATGTTAATTGA
- a CDS encoding ammonium transporter yields MELLTVNNVWMMICTGLVFLMHLGFGLLEIGLTRQKNTINILFKNVFILTTGLLLYYLVGFNLMYPPGETFNGVLGFGGFGLEAPLDAAGSLDVAYNEGYTYWTDFLFQGMFAATAATIVSGAVAERMKLVPFMIFTVIYVGLIYPIAGSWFWGGGFLKTLETPFYDFAGSTLVHSVGGWAALVAVILLGPRIGKFVDGKAQAIPGHSIPLATAGVILLWFGWFGFNGGSVLSADPGLTSITLVNTCLAAAAGGFIAFIVSTVMYKNYDLTMYLNGILGGLVGITAGADVMSPIESIMIGSIAGAIIVFGISLVDKVKVDDPVGAIAVHLICGIWGTLAVGIFGSLAGGAQFVSQLVGVASYAAICIPSAFIILFIMKVAGGIRVSEKEEFEGLDSYEHGMSAYPDFRLNEH; encoded by the coding sequence ATGGAATTATTAACTGTAAACAATGTATGGATGATGATCTGTACAGGGCTTGTATTTCTTATGCACCTCGGCTTCGGTCTGTTGGAAATAGGACTGACGAGACAGAAAAACACCATCAACATTTTATTCAAAAATGTCTTTATACTAACTACAGGATTGTTATTGTATTACCTAGTAGGTTTCAATTTGATGTATCCACCTGGAGAAACCTTTAATGGTGTACTAGGGTTTGGAGGATTTGGGCTTGAGGCACCGTTGGATGCGGCGGGATCTTTAGATGTGGCCTATAATGAAGGTTATACCTACTGGACAGATTTTCTTTTTCAGGGAATGTTTGCAGCAACAGCAGCAACTATTGTTTCTGGAGCAGTTGCAGAACGAATGAAACTTGTACCGTTTATGATTTTCACGGTCATTTATGTAGGACTTATATATCCTATTGCAGGATCATGGTTCTGGGGTGGCGGATTCCTTAAAACATTGGAAACACCGTTTTACGACTTTGCTGGATCAACACTGGTTCACTCTGTAGGTGGATGGGCGGCGCTAGTCGCGGTGATTTTGTTGGGACCTCGTATTGGAAAATTTGTAGATGGTAAGGCTCAAGCAATTCCAGGACATAGCATTCCGTTGGCAACCGCTGGTGTGATTTTGCTATGGTTTGGATGGTTTGGATTTAATGGTGGATCCGTTTTAAGCGCAGATCCTGGATTGACATCCATTACTCTTGTTAACACTTGTCTAGCTGCAGCAGCTGGTGGTTTTATTGCTTTTATCGTTTCAACAGTAATGTATAAAAACTATGATCTTACCATGTATCTCAACGGTATTTTAGGAGGTCTTGTTGGTATAACTGCGGGAGCAGATGTAATGTCACCCATTGAGTCCATTATGATAGGATCTATTGCAGGCGCCATCATTGTATTTGGTATATCATTAGTTGATAAGGTGAAGGTTGATGATCCTGTAGGAGCTATTGCAGTTCATTTGATTTGCGGTATTTGGGGAACCTTAGCAGTTGGAATTTTTGGTTCACTTGCGGGCGGAGCGCAGTTCGTGAGTCAGTTGGTAGGTGTTGCTTCATATGCGGCAATTTGCATCCCATCTGCATTTATTATCTTGTTTATCATGAAGGTAGCTGGAGGAATCAGAGTTTCAGAAAAAGAAGAATTTGAAGGTCTGGACAGCTATGAGCACGGTATGTCAGCTTATCCAGATTTTAGACTCAACGAGCACTAG
- a CDS encoding Nramp family divalent metal transporter — protein MFKNIGPATLVAAAFVGPGTITICTVAGATQGYTLLWAMLLSMLATIVLQEMAARLGLITKKGLSDIVRHQIPSKPVKIVMILLMISAIFVGNAAYEAGNISGGVIGLEVLTGSAWYQPLLIGICAFVLLIIGNYKILERALIAMVLLMGVSFIAVAIAIRPNMSAILLGLLSPSFKEDQLLLILGLIGTTVVPYNLFLHASLVKEKWNNDGDLKYARWDTIISVIMGGIVSMAIIIAATGLQGQEVSSPADLARSLEPVYGSFSTIIFAIGIIAAGITSAITAPLAAAYVVQGCMGWDKDLKNWRFRMVWMLVLGIGVLFASIGFKPLQVITFAQVANGLLLPIMAIVLLWLVNTKILGAYKNNIFLNVLAIAVVLVTLFLGGKTIASVAGIL, from the coding sequence TTGTTTAAAAATATTGGACCAGCTACTCTAGTCGCAGCAGCATTTGTTGGACCTGGAACGATTACAATTTGTACAGTTGCTGGTGCTACTCAAGGCTATACATTATTGTGGGCAATGCTGTTATCGATGCTAGCTACAATCGTTCTACAGGAAATGGCAGCTAGATTGGGATTGATTACAAAAAAGGGATTGTCAGACATCGTCCGGCATCAAATACCTAGTAAACCTGTAAAAATTGTCATGATCTTATTAATGATCAGTGCCATTTTTGTGGGTAACGCAGCCTATGAAGCTGGCAATATTTCAGGCGGAGTGATAGGTCTAGAAGTACTCACCGGTAGCGCCTGGTATCAACCTTTGTTGATAGGTATCTGCGCCTTTGTTCTTTTAATAATTGGCAATTATAAAATTCTCGAGCGCGCATTGATAGCGATGGTTCTACTTATGGGAGTTTCTTTTATTGCTGTGGCCATTGCCATTAGGCCTAACATGAGCGCTATTTTGCTAGGGTTACTTTCTCCATCATTTAAAGAAGATCAGCTATTGTTGATATTGGGTTTGATAGGAACTACGGTAGTTCCCTACAACCTATTCCTACATGCTTCACTCGTAAAAGAAAAATGGAATAATGATGGTGATTTGAAATATGCACGTTGGGATACCATTATCTCGGTAATTATGGGTGGTATTGTTTCCATGGCTATTATCATTGCTGCTACTGGTCTACAAGGTCAAGAAGTAAGTTCGCCCGCGGACTTAGCTAGATCTCTGGAACCTGTTTATGGCTCATTTTCTACTATCATTTTTGCAATAGGAATTATAGCTGCAGGCATCACCAGTGCCATTACTGCGCCATTGGCAGCAGCTTATGTGGTTCAGGGTTGTATGGGTTGGGATAAGGATCTTAAAAATTGGCGTTTTAGGATGGTTTGGATGCTGGTGTTGGGAATAGGAGTTTTGTTCGCATCCATAGGTTTCAAGCCGTTGCAGGTAATCACTTTTGCTCAAGTAGCAAATGGTTTGCTTCTTCCCATCATGGCGATCGTACTACTGTGGTTAGTCAATACCAAAATATTAGGAGCATACAAAAACAACATTTTTTTAAATGTTCTCGCAATTGCTGTGGTTTTGGTGACTTTGTTTTTGGGTGGTAAAACCATCGCAAGCGTTGCAGGAATACTATGA
- a CDS encoding PKD domain-containing protein, with the protein MKSFYLRSLIVVFLSSSVIAGAVSALSYNFTFKSSMMPMATVTGGGNYCQNETGVEVIFTGSGGTGTGFYTFNYEVGGVNGSISSNSGDDTASLPYDTSIIGTSIYRLLSVSFNGGPETTLSNQFEVFRTVTRPTAAFDFTDNQCSGASVSFTNNSTTGSGITYLWNFGDGETSTEFEPSHEFDARGCNTQSFNVSLQVSSNGCVVTERRSINILETPNLILTDVGNPLDPFNNCSGSSTSSSYTIMVDDDTTDTCVTNKRIDWGDGSAIENNPSFPLSHTYTTSGAFNLRFIGDSDNGCEAETDYVVANVSNPQGGLNSPGTTQNLCAPTDDLQFSISNWGGNSNDTQYTIDYGDGTPVVMYTQADLQASPAYNPSDPISSAPFPVPHIYTESNCPEEFYTVNLEIENACGSTAFTVSNITILSPPIALFDAPEETCVNTAVTFNNLSDSGFSRNCSTDALFEWDFGDGSPIENVGPGPVEDINHVYTVPGTYTVTLTAEGFCGEDVFQREICIEPELVPEISYSQVEGCTDFDVAVTNTTDTADICSELAYNWTVTYAADFCEAGPGDFSYVNGTDENSLEPEINFVQPGRYILSGTITGSSCGNVQIPEQEILVKQPPRAVIDPIDNLCEGDGLMISPTATVESCTVTSGTITYAWSFPGGSPATSSAVDPGTITYPSSGDYTVSLNVTNECGTTTATNVTFSISEDPVISGILTECEGETEQLTATGTGATGNPWRSLDSTIATVDASGLVTAVSPGTVDITFTNENRCEDTVSFEVRPGPTFTSQPLSDQEVCIGGSPTPLSVSFTNGSGTATYQWYENTVNSSTGGTAISGATSDTFTPDASSVGERFYYLIVNFTEGCPTIVSDVARVEVTPAPALTSQPQPTQDICVGAVISALQVQFDGGAGTPTYQWFSNNLNSSTGGIPITGANDSTYTPPVFSASGIFYFYVEVDFAASGCGSVTSDVAEINVTDDPVIDLQPLATQELCQGTMSTDLVVEASGGLGAFSYQWFENNVDSNTGGTAITGATTDTFTPPSNAVGTLYYYVVVDQTDLDCNVTSNTAEVIIVPAPSISNQPQSAEYCEGESINTMRVTPSNGSGAPSYQWFENNTDSNIGGTAITGATTDFYDPPATLGISYYYVEVSYATGGCSLVTSDVATIEVNQAPTIADESITVCSGNAFSYVPNNTGSNVVATNTTFSWSSPVISPAGSLTGGTSQSTSQSSLDQQLINTTNTSATATYTVTPNTGDCSGNSFELIVEVLPNPTVSFSESDQTICSGSTSIAVNLSSNFTSNISYEWNASIPAGISGAVTNGTDVIPDQTLINSTSVALTVTYSATATFENGSSSCEGVEQSYSITVLPELTASGVLSDYNGFGVSAAGVDDGSIDLTVSGGSGNYSFNWTGPGDYNASAEDISGLSAGNYQVTITDATCPALVLNFTVTSPPELLFSEDLAAHRDLECFGDNDGIIVVEITQESIGPYNYELVDESGATVFSNLNSNDLRQEFTGLTAQTYSVRITDGNSALKTLDGLEILQPSQIVITPSTTPISCFQANDASISLEVTGGSGNYSASWSNLATGFFQDNLAADIYTITVTDDNGCQEQISVEIEEAPEFFTSPTFSNISCFGANDGSIQLNLVGGVDPVTLTWSDGSTQGTTRNNLGPGTYTATITESSDRSCVITETFTITEPQEISLDSNVTNVLDCNQPNSGAIDLLVSGGSGPFTYSWSNGETTEDLSNITAGNYQVNVVDANGCTATREINVSGTTPIELDIIDQIDVNCDTGVISQILTAVVSGGVAPYNYRWSSGVVSGENGETTTTDLNGLVIVTVTDGLGCSREETFDVDLQPLGQAAFDTGSFAYSTFGDYSIQDPIQFTDLSTGSPISISWDFGDGTFSNETNPTHVYLSPGQYTVVQTVEYEYNCSQDFVITLNVTKGYKLVMPNAFTPNGDRINDVFKPVQEGLEDLKFEVYDTWGSTIYSEQGETIAGWNGVINDRNSENGNFYYKFSALTFYGTEVVSEGTFTKID; encoded by the coding sequence ATGAAATCATTTTACCTGCGATCCCTGATTGTAGTATTTCTTTCTAGCTCTGTAATAGCTGGTGCCGTTAGTGCCCTAAGCTACAACTTCACCTTCAAATCATCCATGATGCCCATGGCAACGGTCACTGGTGGTGGTAATTACTGTCAAAATGAAACTGGCGTAGAGGTAATTTTCACTGGTTCTGGCGGTACAGGTACTGGCTTCTACACTTTCAATTATGAGGTAGGTGGTGTTAATGGTAGTATATCCTCAAACTCAGGAGATGATACTGCAAGCTTGCCTTATGATACTTCTATAATAGGAACAAGTATTTATCGACTTCTAAGTGTTTCTTTCAACGGTGGTCCAGAAACTACGCTGAGTAATCAATTTGAAGTCTTTAGAACCGTTACGAGACCAACAGCGGCGTTTGATTTTACAGATAATCAATGTTCTGGCGCCTCAGTTTCTTTCACAAACAATAGTACTACTGGTAGTGGTATAACCTATCTGTGGAATTTTGGCGATGGTGAAACTTCAACGGAATTTGAACCATCTCACGAGTTCGATGCTCGAGGTTGTAACACACAATCCTTTAATGTATCACTCCAGGTTTCCAGTAACGGTTGCGTTGTCACAGAAAGAAGGTCGATCAATATTCTGGAAACTCCTAATTTGATCTTAACCGATGTAGGTAACCCATTGGATCCTTTCAATAATTGTTCTGGTTCATCAACCTCTAGTAGCTATACCATCATGGTAGATGATGACACAACAGATACTTGTGTTACTAATAAAAGAATAGATTGGGGTGACGGTTCTGCTATTGAGAATAATCCAAGTTTTCCATTATCGCATACGTACACAACAAGTGGTGCTTTTAACTTGCGTTTCATAGGAGATTCAGATAATGGATGTGAAGCAGAGACCGACTATGTCGTGGCTAACGTATCCAATCCACAAGGTGGTTTGAATAGCCCTGGAACTACACAAAATCTGTGTGCACCTACGGATGATTTACAATTTTCAATTTCAAATTGGGGAGGAAATAGTAATGATACACAATACACTATTGATTATGGCGATGGAACGCCAGTAGTCATGTACACGCAAGCAGACCTACAAGCATCACCTGCATATAATCCATCTGATCCGATAAGTTCTGCTCCATTTCCCGTACCGCACATTTATACAGAAAGCAATTGTCCTGAAGAATTCTACACTGTCAATCTAGAAATAGAAAATGCTTGTGGCTCTACAGCATTCACGGTTTCCAACATTACTATTTTATCACCACCTATCGCATTATTTGATGCACCAGAAGAGACTTGTGTAAATACTGCGGTCACTTTTAATAACCTATCTGACTCAGGTTTTAGCAGAAACTGTAGTACAGATGCGCTTTTTGAATGGGATTTTGGTGATGGTAGTCCAATTGAAAATGTAGGACCAGGTCCTGTAGAGGACATTAATCACGTTTACACAGTTCCTGGTACTTATACAGTAACCTTAACGGCTGAAGGATTTTGTGGCGAGGATGTTTTTCAGCGTGAGATTTGCATTGAGCCAGAATTAGTTCCTGAGATATCTTATTCTCAAGTAGAAGGTTGTACTGACTTTGATGTAGCAGTTACCAACACCACTGACACTGCGGACATCTGTAGCGAATTGGCTTACAATTGGACTGTTACATATGCAGCAGACTTTTGCGAGGCTGGTCCTGGAGACTTCTCATACGTTAATGGAACCGATGAAAATAGTTTAGAGCCTGAGATCAATTTTGTTCAACCTGGTAGATATATTCTGAGTGGTACAATAACTGGCAGTAGCTGTGGTAACGTACAAATACCTGAACAGGAGATACTTGTGAAGCAACCGCCTAGAGCAGTTATTGATCCTATCGATAATCTTTGCGAAGGTGATGGATTGATGATTTCACCAACAGCAACGGTCGAAAGCTGTACGGTAACCTCGGGCACTATTACCTATGCGTGGAGCTTCCCTGGAGGTTCCCCAGCCACTTCATCTGCTGTGGATCCTGGAACTATAACCTATCCGTCTTCTGGAGATTATACGGTATCGCTTAATGTTACCAATGAATGCGGTACAACTACCGCGACAAATGTAACGTTCTCAATTTCAGAAGATCCTGTGATATCAGGTATCTTAACAGAGTGTGAAGGAGAAACGGAGCAACTTACAGCAACAGGAACCGGAGCGACAGGTAATCCATGGAGATCTTTAGATTCAACCATAGCGACTGTAGACGCATCTGGATTAGTGACTGCAGTTAGTCCAGGAACTGTGGATATTACATTTACGAATGAAAATCGTTGCGAGGATACTGTATCCTTTGAGGTTCGTCCTGGTCCAACATTTACTTCTCAGCCACTCTCAGATCAAGAAGTATGTATTGGTGGGTCACCAACGCCCTTATCAGTCAGTTTTACAAACGGCAGTGGTACCGCGACATATCAGTGGTATGAAAATACTGTAAACAGCTCAACTGGTGGTACCGCAATATCAGGAGCCACATCAGACACCTTCACGCCTGATGCAAGTTCCGTAGGTGAGCGATTTTATTATTTAATTGTCAATTTCACAGAAGGCTGTCCTACCATTGTTTCAGATGTCGCAAGAGTAGAGGTTACTCCAGCACCAGCCCTAACTAGCCAACCACAACCTACTCAAGATATTTGTGTTGGAGCTGTAATTTCAGCATTACAAGTCCAGTTTGATGGAGGCGCAGGAACACCAACGTATCAGTGGTTCTCCAATAACTTAAATTCGTCAACAGGTGGAATTCCTATCACTGGTGCAAATGACTCTACCTACACACCGCCAGTGTTCAGTGCTTCAGGAATATTTTATTTTTATGTGGAAGTTGATTTTGCAGCTAGCGGTTGCGGGTCAGTTACTAGCGATGTTGCAGAGATCAACGTTACGGATGATCCCGTCATAGACTTACAACCACTGGCCACTCAAGAATTATGTCAAGGTACGATGTCAACCGATCTAGTCGTAGAGGCATCTGGTGGTTTGGGAGCTTTTTCATATCAATGGTTTGAAAACAACGTGGATTCCAATACTGGTGGAACCGCAATAACTGGAGCAACCACAGATACTTTTACGCCTCCAAGTAATGCCGTTGGAACTTTATATTATTATGTTGTGGTTGATCAAACAGATCTGGATTGTAACGTGACCAGTAACACTGCAGAAGTTATCATAGTGCCAGCTCCATCGATCTCGAATCAACCACAATCTGCCGAATATTGCGAAGGTGAATCAATTAATACCATGAGGGTTACTCCTTCAAATGGATCTGGCGCACCATCGTATCAATGGTTTGAAAATAATACTGACTCAAATATAGGCGGTACCGCAATTACTGGCGCAACAACAGATTTCTACGACCCGCCAGCTACATTAGGTATTTCCTATTATTATGTAGAAGTGAGCTATGCAACTGGAGGATGTTCTTTAGTCACCTCTGACGTGGCTACAATTGAAGTTAATCAAGCACCCACGATCGCAGATGAATCGATAACAGTTTGTAGTGGTAACGCATTTAGCTATGTTCCAAATAATACTGGATCTAACGTAGTCGCAACTAATACTACGTTCAGCTGGTCATCACCAGTAATCTCTCCTGCTGGTTCATTGACAGGTGGCACTTCACAATCAACGTCGCAGTCCAGTCTGGATCAGCAATTAATCAATACTACAAATACGTCAGCAACTGCGACCTATACGGTAACTCCTAATACTGGAGATTGTAGTGGAAACTCTTTTGAATTGATCGTAGAGGTATTACCAAATCCCACGGTAAGCTTTAGTGAGTCAGATCAGACCATTTGTAGCGGTTCCACAAGTATCGCGGTAAATCTATCATCGAATTTTACCTCTAACATTTCTTATGAATGGAACGCTTCAATTCCCGCTGGAATAAGTGGTGCAGTCACAAATGGTACAGATGTTATTCCTGACCAAACGTTGATCAATTCGACCAGTGTAGCACTTACAGTAACATATTCCGCGACAGCGACATTTGAAAATGGATCATCGTCCTGTGAAGGTGTTGAACAGAGCTATTCCATAACAGTACTACCAGAATTAACCGCCTCAGGAGTCCTCTCAGATTACAACGGATTTGGTGTGAGCGCTGCCGGTGTTGATGATGGATCGATTGATTTGACTGTCAGTGGTGGCTCAGGAAATTATTCGTTTAATTGGACAGGTCCAGGAGATTATAACGCTTCCGCGGAAGATATCTCAGGACTGTCTGCAGGAAACTACCAAGTCACAATAACTGATGCCACATGTCCTGCACTTGTTTTGAATTTCACTGTTACGTCACCACCAGAATTATTATTTAGTGAAGATCTGGCTGCTCACAGAGACCTTGAATGTTTTGGAGATAATGACGGAATCATTGTAGTTGAAATCACTCAGGAATCAATTGGGCCCTATAATTATGAATTAGTCGACGAAAGTGGCGCTACTGTTTTCAGTAACTTAAATTCTAATGACTTGAGACAGGAATTTACTGGATTGACTGCGCAGACGTATAGCGTTAGAATTACTGACGGCAATAGCGCTTTAAAGACCTTGGATGGATTGGAGATTTTGCAACCTTCACAGATTGTCATCACACCATCGACAACTCCAATAAGTTGTTTCCAGGCAAATGATGCCTCCATTTCTTTAGAAGTTACAGGTGGTAGCGGGAATTATTCCGCAAGCTGGAGCAATCTGGCTACAGGCTTTTTTCAGGACAATCTTGCTGCAGATATCTATACGATTACCGTCACAGACGACAACGGTTGTCAGGAACAAATTAGCGTAGAAATTGAAGAAGCACCTGAATTTTTCACCTCTCCAACTTTTAGCAACATATCCTGTTTTGGTGCTAATGACGGTTCCATCCAGCTAAATCTCGTTGGAGGAGTAGATCCTGTTACTTTGACCTGGAGTGATGGAAGTACTCAAGGAACTACAAGAAACAATTTAGGTCCAGGAACCTACACTGCAACCATTACTGAAAGTTCAGATAGATCATGTGTCATAACTGAAACTTTCACGATTACTGAACCCCAAGAAATATCTCTAGATTCAAATGTTACCAATGTTTTGGATTGTAATCAGCCCAACTCTGGCGCCATTGATTTATTGGTTTCTGGAGGTTCAGGTCCGTTTACCTATAGTTGGTCTAATGGTGAAACCACAGAAGATCTATCAAACATCACTGCTGGAAATTATCAAGTAAATGTAGTCGATGCTAACGGTTGCACTGCAACTCGCGAGATTAATGTAAGCGGTACGACACCCATAGAGTTGGACATTATAGACCAGATCGATGTGAATTGCGATACTGGAGTGATAAGCCAGATATTAACTGCAGTAGTTTCTGGCGGTGTAGCTCCGTATAATTACAGGTGGTCAAGTGGTGTAGTATCAGGAGAAAATGGTGAGACTACTACCACAGATCTAAACGGACTAGTCATAGTAACAGTTACAGATGGTTTAGGCTGTTCAAGAGAAGAAACCTTTGACGTGGATCTACAACCGCTGGGTCAAGCCGCATTTGATACAGGCTCCTTTGCATATTCCACATTCGGTGATTATTCCATTCAAGATCCCATTCAGTTTACTGACTTGTCAACGGGATCTCCTATTTCAATCTCTTGGGATTTTGGCGATGGTACTTTCTCAAATGAAACCAATCCTACTCATGTCTATTTATCACCAGGTCAGTATACGGTCGTGCAAACTGTTGAATATGAATATAATTGCTCACAGGATTTTGTAATCACGCTCAACGTCACAAAAGGTTATAAGTTGGTAATGCCCAATGCATTTACACCCAATGGAGACCGTATAAACGATGTGTTCAAACCTGTTCAAGAAGGACTGGAAGATCTCAAATTTGAAGTTTATGATACATGGGGTTCAACGATTTATTCTGAGCAAGGCGAGACCATTGCTGGGTGGAATGGTGTGATCAATGATCGCAATTCAGAAAACGGAAATTTCTATTACAAATTTTCTGCTTTGACATTCTATGGAACTGAGGTCGTTTCTGAAGGCACTTTTACCAAAATTGATTGA